Proteins from one Halovivax limisalsi genomic window:
- a CDS encoding DUF7565 family protein, translating into MVWECGIAGCGSRFDTVEDAIVHQASDHERRECKVCGSVVPDGYLAIYHAFTEHSRAEYVRAYGADSSDVRCRESLLDEIADVVDQEALSDRLDG; encoded by the coding sequence ATGGTCTGGGAGTGCGGGATCGCGGGCTGTGGCTCGCGCTTCGACACCGTCGAAGACGCGATCGTCCACCAGGCGAGCGACCACGAGCGCCGCGAGTGCAAGGTCTGCGGGTCCGTCGTCCCGGACGGCTACCTGGCGATCTACCACGCCTTCACCGAACACAGCCGCGCCGAGTACGTCCGCGCCTACGGCGCCGACTCCTCCGACGTCCGGTGTCGCGAATCGCTCCTCGACGAGATCGCGGACGTCGTCGATCAGGAAGCGCTCTCGGACCGCCTCGACGGCTGA
- a CDS encoding transcription elongation factor Spt5, which yields MGIYAVKTTASQEQTVADMIINREEEEVHAALAPDSLTSYVMVEAEGNAVLERVLEDIPHARSIVPGKSDISEVEHFLSPKPDVEGIAEGDIVELIAGPFKGEKAQVQRIDEGKDQVTVELYEATVPIPVTVRGDQIRVLDSDER from the coding sequence ATGGGCATCTACGCCGTGAAGACGACGGCGAGCCAGGAGCAGACCGTCGCGGACATGATCATCAACCGCGAGGAGGAGGAAGTCCACGCCGCGCTCGCGCCGGACTCCCTGACCTCGTACGTGATGGTCGAAGCCGAGGGCAACGCCGTCCTCGAACGCGTCCTCGAGGACATTCCCCACGCCCGGAGCATCGTCCCCGGCAAGTCTGACATCTCCGAAGTCGAACACTTCCTCTCGCCGAAACCGGACGTCGAAGGGATCGCCGAGGGCGACATCGTCGAACTCATCGCCGGCCCGTTCAAGGGCGAGAAGGCCCAGGTCCAGCGCATCGACGAGGGCAAGGACCAGGTGACGGTCGAACTCTACGAGGCGACGGTCCCGATCCCCGTGACGGTGCGAGGCGACCAGATCCGCGTGTTGGACAGTGACGAGCGGTGA
- a CDS encoding PHP-associated domain-containing protein: MSVSEEYRVDLHVKVLDEAVVSRAKRVGLNALVYAPHFTPLDRIERTASEYADDDLDVIPAREIFTGSWANRKHVLALDLDSPIPDFISLSTAVDECVRQNAVILVPHPTFATVSLGESELRTYHHAIDGIELFNPKHLPFHNRRASRLADRLDLPGFASSYAHIGRTVGAAWTAFEAVDGPESLSDALRTGGPRTVTHQRGAARVATTMTELAHLGWENTWTKAKRLLRPDRVPTHPGNRRYRGRFDDGAVY; this comes from the coding sequence GTGAGTGTGTCCGAGGAGTATCGCGTCGACCTCCACGTGAAAGTCCTGGACGAGGCGGTCGTCAGCCGGGCAAAGCGCGTCGGACTCAACGCGCTGGTGTACGCGCCCCACTTCACGCCGCTGGACCGAATCGAACGCACCGCGAGCGAGTACGCCGACGACGATCTCGACGTGATCCCCGCGCGGGAGATATTCACCGGGTCGTGGGCGAACCGAAAGCACGTGCTCGCGCTCGATCTCGACTCGCCGATCCCGGATTTCATCTCGCTCTCGACGGCGGTCGACGAGTGCGTGCGCCAGAACGCCGTCATCCTCGTTCCGCATCCCACGTTCGCGACGGTAAGCCTCGGAGAGTCTGAGCTACGAACCTATCACCACGCGATCGACGGGATCGAGCTGTTCAACCCGAAACATCTGCCGTTTCACAACCGACGCGCCAGTCGGCTGGCCGACCGCCTCGACCTGCCCGGATTCGCCTCCTCGTACGCCCACATCGGACGAACGGTCGGGGCTGCCTGGACCGCGTTCGAGGCCGTCGACGGGCCGGAATCGCTGTCCGACGCTCTCAGAACCGGCGGGCCGCGAACCGTCACGCACCAGCGGGGCGCCGCACGGGTGGCGACGACGATGACCGAACTCGCCCACCTCGGGTGGGAGAACACCTGGACGAAGGCGAAACGCCTCTTGCGCCCCGACCGCGTACCGACGCACCCGGGGAACCGTCGCTACCGCGGTCGCTTCGACGACGGCGCCGTCTACTGA
- a CDS encoding protein translocase SEC61 complex subunit gamma, which translates to MNVPYDLTSYVRVLKMATTPTKEEFYQVSKIAGAGVLLVGMLGFIIGVTMGLLTGGI; encoded by the coding sequence ATGAACGTACCCTACGATCTCACGTCGTACGTCCGCGTGCTGAAGATGGCGACGACGCCGACGAAAGAGGAGTTCTACCAGGTTTCGAAGATCGCCGGCGCCGGCGTCCTCCTCGTGGGAATGCTCGGCTTCATCATCGGGGTGACCATGGGTCTGCTGACCGGTGGCATCTGA
- a CDS encoding PQQ-binding-like beta-propeller repeat protein, producing the protein MEGRLDDNRSTPLDPTWQFDGADGAIESSPTIVNGTVYVGSSDGSVYAVDFETGTKLWEFDEPDGAITGSPTVDNGVVYVGSHDETLYAIDAATGEQRWAFDRPSNWIYGSPTVVGGTVYVGALDSTVYAVDTASGTLEWRFSGDRHSSDGEPMGPVASSVTVVNRTVYVSSLDGSLYALDAWNGKEQWEFEDPEGELFSSPTVANETVFVGSHDESLYAVDAETGEKRWSFYQPDGAIPSTPTVDDGVVYVGSADRNLYAVDAETGVIRWAFSELPFEGPEGGISSSPTVAGDTVYIGADDGIVYAVDETTGDEIARFDAADEAVRSSPTVVDGTLVVGSDDGNLTAFDTGGSADSDGSRVEHGTLGHVHPCPDLELADSNDDCIPDVVASADLHMPEDGSDVAGDPIELDPTVRDSSGDGIHDHVLLDIEWEVTEAGNETHVDAAVTDAIAHPSRIDSTGDGLTDYEQLVGWKIAYTSSLNDTVGFFEAVSDAEDLGAVSRASETYMTHEWVTTDPLRNDTSGDGLSDREEQALGTDPRSNDTTGDGSPDVEAGTAEYDPTLFEVSPPLIEVDDTSFEPDNVSASYQIDVTVEDPTGIEAVEIRRDGDLEASFEDPGTTADLETTLELGPVDAVTDLFTGATITVEAADYHGNEVSAVAREQNDVFGDVSHRLSEHGLTTPEIERHLGTMSGASTGLGETIDLLRLLYHDPLGLIPSIREVVDAIENYDEIIEALPEQVHQQQELNNPHDSEAQPELYQAYREGWYAGYVTWFVFEAVVPAGEAAKAVKSVDRLDSALDRLSPSEIQRAAKYASRSDHTRTSVLRHSRYQISQRITSGLGVGQHIGEQILGPVRSSGRQVQVADRLRRSDIDSDQLESLSAAEREGIGSYLARGGDESALKRALDVGCPSSASTSRPSITSRRCTIPDEWYTDGAGIRLIEELNDDSLQAVLDLDVDRAAELRSAFPRKHADGYATADEIGAFARHVNEISDIDGINSGPVKDFITANSRGNVDGALREVAVAADIGADSIERMNIQVGPKGVDGELDIKLKSGQVVETKPNFGRKPSSTFNEIKKKLTAMKKHDPTELDGNTLTIRAAEVNNVDDVQRIVDSWEKTVRESGEWNNAAIDLRVIDDSIGEVVAD; encoded by the coding sequence ATGGAGGGGCGGCTGGACGACAATCGATCAACGCCGTTGGACCCCACGTGGCAATTCGACGGGGCAGACGGAGCGATCGAATCCTCGCCGACGATCGTGAACGGAACTGTGTACGTCGGCTCGAGTGACGGGTCGGTCTACGCCGTCGATTTCGAGACTGGAACCAAGCTGTGGGAGTTCGACGAACCGGACGGAGCGATCACCGGTTCGCCGACCGTCGACAACGGGGTGGTCTACGTGGGCTCTCACGACGAGACGCTGTACGCCATCGACGCGGCTACCGGTGAGCAGCGCTGGGCATTCGATCGACCCTCGAACTGGATCTACGGGTCGCCGACGGTCGTCGGTGGGACCGTCTACGTTGGCGCACTCGATAGTACCGTGTATGCGGTCGATACGGCGAGCGGAACCCTCGAATGGCGTTTCTCGGGTGATCGACACAGCTCCGATGGAGAACCGATGGGTCCCGTCGCTTCGTCTGTGACAGTCGTCAATCGCACCGTCTACGTGAGTTCGCTCGACGGGTCGCTCTATGCACTCGATGCCTGGAACGGAAAGGAACAGTGGGAATTCGAGGACCCCGAGGGAGAACTGTTCTCCTCGCCGACAGTCGCCAACGAGACCGTCTTCGTCGGTTCGCACGACGAGTCATTGTACGCCGTAGACGCCGAAACCGGCGAAAAGCGGTGGTCGTTCTACCAGCCCGACGGTGCAATCCCGTCGACACCGACTGTGGACGACGGGGTCGTCTACGTCGGATCAGCCGACAGGAACCTCTACGCTGTGGACGCCGAAACCGGGGTGATCCGGTGGGCGTTTAGCGAACTCCCGTTCGAAGGCCCCGAGGGCGGAATCAGTTCATCGCCGACGGTTGCGGGAGACACCGTCTACATCGGAGCGGACGACGGTATCGTGTACGCCGTCGACGAGACGACCGGTGACGAGATAGCCCGGTTCGACGCTGCCGACGAGGCCGTTCGCTCGTCGCCGACGGTCGTCGACGGAACCCTGGTCGTCGGTAGCGACGACGGGAATCTCACGGCGTTCGACACGGGCGGGTCGGCGGACAGCGACGGGTCACGCGTCGAGCACGGCACCCTCGGCCACGTTCATCCGTGTCCGGACCTCGAACTGGCGGACTCGAACGACGACTGTATCCCGGACGTCGTGGCGTCGGCGGACCTGCACATGCCCGAGGACGGGTCCGACGTAGCCGGCGACCCGATCGAGCTGGATCCGACGGTGCGGGATTCGAGCGGGGATGGGATCCACGATCACGTGCTCCTCGACATCGAGTGGGAGGTCACCGAGGCGGGCAACGAGACGCACGTCGACGCCGCGGTCACCGACGCGATCGCTCACCCGTCCCGGATCGACTCGACGGGCGACGGACTCACCGATTACGAGCAACTCGTCGGCTGGAAGATCGCGTACACGTCATCGCTCAACGACACGGTGGGCTTCTTCGAGGCCGTCAGCGACGCCGAGGACCTCGGCGCCGTCTCCCGAGCGTCGGAAACCTACATGACCCATGAGTGGGTGACGACCGATCCTCTCCGGAACGATACGTCGGGTGACGGTCTCTCCGACAGGGAGGAACAGGCCCTCGGGACCGACCCGCGATCGAACGATACGACGGGCGACGGGTCGCCGGACGTCGAGGCCGGTACGGCCGAGTACGATCCGACGCTCTTCGAGGTGAGCCCGCCGCTGATCGAGGTCGACGACACCTCATTCGAGCCGGACAACGTCTCCGCCTCCTACCAAATCGACGTCACCGTCGAGGACCCGACCGGCATCGAGGCCGTCGAGATTCGCCGCGACGGGGACCTGGAGGCCAGCTTCGAAGACCCCGGAACGACGGCTGACCTCGAGACGACCCTCGAACTCGGCCCGGTCGACGCGGTCACGGACCTGTTCACCGGTGCAACGATCACCGTTGAGGCTGCGGATTACCACGGGAACGAAGTCTCGGCGGTCGCGCGCGAACAGAATGACGTCTTCGGCGACGTCTCCCACCGGCTGAGCGAGCACGGCCTGACGACGCCCGAGATCGAGCGACACCTCGGCACGATGTCTGGGGCCTCGACCGGCCTCGGCGAGACGATCGATCTGCTCCGATTGCTGTACCACGACCCCCTCGGTCTGATTCCGTCGATCAGGGAGGTCGTCGACGCCATCGAAAACTACGACGAGATTATCGAGGCCCTCCCGGAGCAGGTCCACCAGCAGCAGGAACTGAACAACCCGCACGATTCGGAGGCACAGCCGGAGCTCTACCAGGCCTACCGGGAGGGCTGGTACGCCGGCTACGTCACGTGGTTCGTGTTCGAAGCGGTCGTCCCGGCTGGCGAGGCGGCGAAGGCGGTCAAGAGCGTCGATCGACTCGACTCCGCGCTCGATCGGCTCAGTCCCTCGGAGATTCAGCGCGCGGCGAAGTACGCCTCCAGATCGGATCACACGCGGACGTCCGTGCTTCGTCACTCGCGCTATCAGATTTCGCAGAGAATCACCTCCGGACTCGGCGTGGGCCAGCACATTGGCGAGCAAATACTCGGTCCAGTGCGGTCGAGCGGTCGGCAAGTGCAGGTTGCCGACCGGTTACGACGCTCGGACATCGATAGCGATCAGCTCGAATCGCTCTCGGCAGCAGAGCGCGAGGGCATCGGCTCGTATCTCGCCCGCGGTGGCGACGAATCCGCACTCAAACGTGCACTCGACGTTGGCTGTCCAAGCAGCGCATCAACTTCGAGACCGAGCATCACGTCACGGCGATGCACGATCCCGGACGAGTGGTACACCGACGGGGCTGGGATCCGGCTGATTGAGGAACTCAACGACGACTCGCTACAGGCGGTCCTGGACCTCGACGTCGATCGTGCCGCGGAGTTGCGATCGGCGTTCCCGCGCAAGCACGCCGATGGATATGCCACAGCGGACGAGATCGGAGCGTTCGCCCGTCACGTCAACGAGATATCTGACATCGATGGGATCAACAGCGGTCCCGTGAAGGACTTTATCACTGCGAACTCGAGAGGTAACGTCGATGGAGCACTCCGTGAGGTTGCGGTTGCAGCCGATATCGGTGCAGACTCCATCGAACGAATGAATATCCAGGTGGGACCGAAAGGGGTTGATGGTGAATTGGACATCAAACTCAAATCCGGTCAGGTCGTAGAAACGAAACCGAATTTTGGAAGGAAACCATCGTCAACGTTTAACGAGATTAAGAAGAAACTCACGGCCATGAAAAAACACGATCCGACGGAACTCGACGGGAACACGTTAACTATCCGAGCAGCGGAGGTCAACAACGTCGACGACGTGCAACGGATAGTTGACTCGTGGGAAAAAACCGTACGAGAAAGCGGCGAGTGGAACAACGCGGCCATCGATCTCCGCGTTATTGACGACAGCATAGGGGAAGTCGTTGCAGACTGA